The following are encoded together in the Microterricola viridarii genome:
- the guaB gene encoding IMP dehydrogenase: protein MDQADPFGFTGLTYDDVLLLPGHTDVIPSEADTTSRLTRRINVATPLLSAAMDTVTETRMAVAMARQGGIGILHRNLSIADQADMVDRVKRSESGMVSNPVTTTPEATVAEVDAVCATYRVSGLPVIDAEGKLVGIISNRDMRFVIDADKATTTVAEVMTRMPLITGHVGMNPDEALAIFAKHKVEKLPLVDDEGHLTGLITVKDFDKSEQYPNATKDAEGRLRVGAAMGFFGDAWERAEALRDAGVDVLVVDTANGESAGVLDIIRRLKADPSFAHIDVIGGNVATREGAQALVDAGADAVKVGVGPGSICTTRIVAGVGVPQVTAVYEASKATKPAGVPLIADGGLQYSGDIGKALVAGADTVMLGSLLAGTAESPGELVFQNGKQFKAYRGMGSLGALQTRGQKTSYSKDRYFQADVPNDDKLIPEGIEGQVPFRGPLAAVAYQLIGGLRQTMFYVGARTIVELKNKGKFVRITPAGLKESHPHDVQIVVEAPNYTR from the coding sequence ATGGATCAGGCAGATCCGTTCGGATTCACTGGACTTACCTACGACGACGTTCTGCTTCTTCCCGGTCATACGGATGTGATCCCCAGCGAGGCCGACACGACATCGCGCCTGACGCGCCGCATCAACGTGGCCACACCGTTGCTGTCAGCGGCGATGGACACCGTGACCGAGACGCGCATGGCGGTTGCCATGGCCCGCCAGGGCGGCATCGGCATCCTGCACCGCAACCTGTCGATCGCCGACCAGGCTGACATGGTCGACCGGGTGAAGCGCAGCGAGTCCGGTATGGTCTCGAACCCCGTCACGACGACGCCGGAGGCCACGGTCGCTGAGGTCGACGCCGTGTGCGCCACCTACCGGGTGAGCGGCCTGCCGGTCATCGACGCGGAGGGCAAGCTCGTCGGAATCATCTCGAACCGCGACATGCGCTTCGTCATCGACGCGGACAAGGCCACCACCACGGTCGCCGAGGTCATGACCCGGATGCCGCTGATCACCGGCCACGTCGGGATGAACCCGGACGAGGCCCTCGCGATCTTCGCGAAGCACAAGGTGGAGAAGCTGCCCCTGGTCGACGACGAGGGACACCTCACCGGCCTCATCACCGTGAAGGACTTCGACAAGTCCGAGCAGTACCCGAACGCGACCAAGGACGCCGAGGGCCGCCTGCGGGTCGGCGCAGCCATGGGCTTCTTCGGTGACGCCTGGGAGCGTGCAGAGGCTCTGCGCGACGCCGGCGTTGACGTGCTCGTCGTCGACACCGCCAACGGCGAGAGCGCCGGCGTGCTCGACATCATCCGCCGGCTCAAGGCCGACCCGAGCTTCGCCCACATTGACGTCATCGGCGGCAACGTCGCGACCCGCGAGGGCGCCCAGGCGCTCGTCGACGCGGGCGCGGACGCGGTCAAGGTCGGCGTCGGACCGGGCTCCATCTGCACCACGCGCATCGTCGCCGGTGTCGGTGTGCCCCAGGTGACGGCCGTCTACGAGGCGTCCAAGGCCACCAAGCCGGCCGGCGTGCCGTTGATCGCCGACGGCGGCCTGCAGTACTCGGGCGACATCGGCAAGGCGCTCGTCGCCGGTGCCGACACCGTCATGCTCGGCTCGCTGCTCGCCGGCACCGCCGAGAGCCCCGGCGAGCTGGTCTTCCAGAACGGCAAGCAGTTCAAGGCCTACCGCGGAATGGGCTCGCTCGGCGCGCTGCAGACCCGCGGCCAGAAGACCTCGTACTCGAAGGACCGCTACTTCCAGGCCGACGTTCCCAACGACGACAAGCTGATTCCTGAGGGCATCGAAGGCCAGGTGCCGTTCCGCGGCCCGCTCGCCGCCGTCGCGTACCAGCTCATCGGCGGACTGCGCCAGACGATGTTCTACGTCGGTGCACGCACGATCGTGGAGCTGAAGAACAAGGGCAAGTTCGTGCGGATCACGCCGGCCGGCCTCAAAGAGTCGCACCCGCACGACGTGCAGATCGTGGTCGAGGCCCCGAACTACACGCGCTAG
- a CDS encoding SDR family NAD(P)-dependent oxidoreductase: MSRSAIVITGGTRGIGAAIARELAASGHDLVLAYRSDTPAAALLQAELRSGGARCEIVQADVTVEADIVRLFDAALERFGRVDGLVNNAGATMHIGSLADTPAETVRAVIDLNLTAAVLCARQAVRLMSTRFGGAGGVIVNISSGAATLGSPGEYVHYAAAKAGVDALTLGLAKEVGPEGIRVVGVAPGTIRTDIHADAGDAGRPERVASRVPLGRAGEVEDVAPLVGWLFGPGAGFITGTTIRVAGGS; the protein is encoded by the coding sequence ATGAGTCGTTCAGCCATCGTCATCACGGGAGGCACCCGCGGCATCGGCGCGGCCATCGCACGGGAGCTGGCGGCATCCGGGCACGACCTCGTGCTCGCTTACCGCAGCGATACGCCCGCCGCGGCCCTGCTGCAGGCCGAGCTGCGCTCCGGCGGCGCGCGGTGCGAGATCGTGCAGGCCGACGTGACCGTCGAGGCCGACATCGTGCGGCTCTTCGACGCGGCGCTGGAGCGCTTCGGGCGGGTAGACGGCCTCGTCAACAACGCCGGCGCCACCATGCACATCGGCTCGCTCGCCGACACCCCGGCCGAGACCGTGCGGGCGGTCATCGATCTCAACCTGACGGCGGCCGTGCTGTGCGCCAGGCAGGCGGTGCGGCTGATGTCGACCCGGTTCGGCGGGGCGGGCGGCGTGATCGTCAACATCTCGTCCGGCGCGGCGACGCTCGGCTCACCGGGCGAGTACGTGCACTACGCCGCCGCGAAGGCCGGCGTCGACGCTTTGACGCTCGGGCTGGCGAAGGAGGTCGGGCCAGAGGGCATCCGTGTTGTCGGCGTTGCGCCGGGCACGATCCGCACCGACATCCACGCGGATGCCGGTGACGCCGGCCGCCCGGAACGGGTCGCCTCCCGGGTGCCGCTCGGCCGTGCCGGCGAGGTCGAGGACGTCGCGCCGCTGGTCGGCTGGCTGTTCGGGCCGGGCGCCGGCTTCATCACGGGCACCACCATCCGGGTGGCTGGCGGATCGTAG